One window from the genome of Buchnera aphidicola (Macrosiphoniella sanborni) encodes:
- the thrS gene encoding threonine--tRNA ligase, protein MPVIRFCDGSQQVYENSVSLIEIIKNKNPNIIKSLIAISVNNQFSNLNAIIKEDSIINFISKKDHQSLNIIRYSCAQLLSYAIKNIWPYAQIAEINILENGFYCDIDLKDTILLKDLVFLEKIMKRFVKKEYDILNKRVSYSKARDIFQKRNEKYKIFFIDKKLNSYENISLYYHENYVDFDIGIQVFNIKFCNNFKLQNIGGVYWEGNKNNKMLKRIYGTAWSNKKQLDEHLNYLNELEKRDHRKIGKFLELYHMQEESPGMVFWHYNGWIIFNELKNFVRVKLKEYKYQEVKTPLLIDQLIWKKTGHWDNYKNAIFTTSSEHREYCIKPMNCPGHVQIFNHRLKSYRDLPIRMAEFGSCHRNEPSGSLHGLMRVRNFTQDDAHIFCTREQVRTEINDCIKMIYDLYSIFNFKKILVKLSTRPEKRIGTDSLWNKAEKDLSDMLIENHLSFEYQLGEGAFYGPKIEFILQDSLNRSWQCGTIQLDFYLPLRLNSFYINEHNERKVPIIIHRAILGSIERFIGILIEESSGNLPTWLSPVQVVIISISAIGKEYITQLIKRLSDINIRVESDLRNEKMGFKIRQHILRKIPYIIICGEKEISSKKISVRNRKGYNFNMIDLNFFIEKLQKEIITRNFYQMEE, encoded by the coding sequence ATGCCTGTAATAAGATTTTGCGATGGAAGTCAACAGGTGTATGAGAATTCTGTTTCATTAATAGAGATTATTAAAAATAAAAATCCTAATATAATAAAGTCTCTAATTGCGATTTCTGTAAATAATCAATTTTCAAATTTAAATGCTATAATTAAAGAAGATTCTATTATTAATTTCATAAGTAAAAAAGATCATCAATCGCTAAATATTATTCGTTATTCTTGTGCACAATTATTAAGTTATGCGATAAAAAACATATGGCCATATGCACAAATTGCTGAAATTAATATTTTAGAAAACGGTTTTTATTGTGATATAGATTTAAAAGATACAATTTTATTAAAAGATCTTGTATTTTTAGAAAAAATAATGAAACGTTTTGTGAAAAAAGAATATGATATTTTAAATAAACGTGTTTCTTATTCTAAAGCACGAGATATATTTCAAAAACGTAATGAAAAATATAAAATTTTTTTTATAGATAAAAAACTTAATTCTTATGAAAATATTTCATTATATTATCATGAAAATTATGTCGATTTTGATATAGGTATACAAGTATTTAATATAAAATTTTGTAATAATTTTAAACTACAAAATATTGGAGGTGTATACTGGGAAGGAAATAAAAATAATAAGATGTTGAAAAGAATTTATGGTACTGCTTGGTCTAATAAAAAACAACTAGATGAACATCTTAATTATTTAAATGAATTAGAAAAAAGAGATCATAGAAAAATTGGGAAGTTTCTTGAATTATATCATATGCAAGAAGAATCTCCAGGTATGGTGTTTTGGCATTATAATGGTTGGATCATTTTTAATGAACTAAAAAATTTTGTTCGAGTAAAATTAAAAGAATATAAATATCAAGAAGTTAAAACACCATTATTAATAGATCAATTAATATGGAAAAAAACTGGACACTGGGATAATTATAAAAATGCAATTTTCACTACTTCATCAGAACATCGTGAATATTGTATTAAACCAATGAATTGTCCTGGTCATGTTCAGATTTTTAATCATAGGTTGAAGTCTTATCGAGATTTACCTATTCGTATGGCAGAATTTGGAAGTTGTCATCGAAATGAACCTTCAGGTTCTTTGCATGGTTTGATGCGTGTGCGCAATTTTACACAAGATGATGCTCATATATTTTGTACTAGAGAACAAGTTCGTACTGAAATTAATGATTGTATTAAAATGATATATGATTTATATAGTATATTTAATTTTAAAAAAATATTAGTTAAATTATCTACTCGTCCAGAAAAACGTATTGGCACTGATTCTTTGTGGAATAAAGCAGAAAAAGATTTATCTGATATGCTTATAGAAAATCATTTATCATTTGAATATCAATTAGGAGAAGGAGCTTTTTATGGTCCTAAAATTGAATTTATTTTACAGGATTCGTTAAATAGAAGTTGGCAATGTGGAACAATACAATTAGATTTTTATCTACCTTTACGTTTAAATTCATTTTATATTAATGAACACAATGAACGTAAAGTTCCTATTATTATTCATCGAGCCATATTAGGTTCAATAGAACGATTTATAGGTATATTAATTGAAGAATCTTCAGGTAATTTACCAACATGGTTATCTCCAGTTCAAGTAGTAATTATTAGTATTTCAGCAATTGGAAAAGAATATATTACACAATTAATTAAAAGATTGTCTGATATTAATATTCGTGTAGAATCTGATTTAAGAAATGAAAAAATGGGTTTTAAAATTAGGCAACACATATTACGTAAAATTCCTTATATTATCATTTGTGGTGAAAAAGAAATTAGTTCTAAAAAAATATCTGTTCGTAATAGAAAAGGTTATAATTTTAATATGATTGATCTTAATTTTTTTATTGAAAAGTTACAAAAAGAAATTATTACTCGTAACTTTTATCAAATGGAGGAATAA
- the ydiK gene encoding AI-2E family transporter YdiK gives MQNSRDKIDLSQSILSLIFIISMGVVSFLVIKPFILGFSWASMIVIATWPLMLKIQNFFGGKRALAVLIMIIILLLLFIIPVFFLVKSLIATSIPLIHWLSSNTLEFPELEWLQDIPLIGKKIFISYQELLDSDGRALIREIKPYMGRTTEFFIIQVKNCGLFFIHLILMLFFSALLYWNGEKISEIVKNFAYRLSKKNGYAIVLLATQAVRAVALGVAVTALIQALLSGIGLLISGVPYWALLMIIIFFSCLIQLGPLPILIPSIIWLYWNNNTTWGTILLIWSCLVFILDHILRPFFIRIGADLPILLILSGVIGGLLIFGMIGLFIGPIVLVIFYRLIISWTYGISLASFLEKIHR, from the coding sequence ATGCAAAATTCAAGAGACAAGATAGATTTATCACAATCTATTTTATCACTGATATTTATTATTTCTATGGGTGTAGTGAGTTTTTTAGTTATAAAACCATTTATATTAGGATTTTCTTGGGCTAGCATGATTGTAATTGCTACATGGCCGTTAATGTTAAAAATACAAAATTTTTTTGGGGGAAAACGTGCTTTAGCAGTATTAATAATGATTATTATTCTACTGCTTTTATTCATTATTCCAGTATTTTTTTTAGTTAAAAGTTTAATTGCGACAAGTATACCTCTAATACATTGGTTGAGTTCAAATACTTTAGAGTTCCCAGAATTAGAATGGCTTCAAGATATTCCTTTAATTGGAAAAAAAATATTTATTAGTTATCAAGAATTATTAGATAGTGATGGAAGAGCATTAATTCGTGAAATAAAACCTTATATGGGACGTACAACTGAATTTTTTATTATTCAAGTAAAAAACTGTGGTTTATTTTTTATTCATTTAATATTAATGCTTTTTTTTAGCGCCTTGTTATACTGGAATGGAGAAAAAATTAGTGAAATAGTAAAAAATTTTGCGTATCGACTCAGTAAAAAAAATGGTTATGCTATTGTTTTATTAGCAACTCAAGCAGTAAGAGCCGTTGCATTAGGTGTTGCAGTAACAGCTTTAATACAAGCTTTATTATCTGGTATAGGGTTATTAATTTCTGGTGTTCCTTATTGGGCATTATTAATGATAATAATTTTTTTTTCTTGTTTAATACAATTAGGTCCGTTACCAATTTTAATACCATCAATTATATGGCTATATTGGAATAATAACACTACTTGGGGCACAATATTATTAATTTGGAGTTGTCTTGTATTTATATTAGATCATATATTAAGACCATTTTTTATAAGGATAGGAGCAGATTTACCTATTTTATTAATTTTATCTGGAGTTATTGGAGGTTTATTAATTTTTGGAATGATAGGTTTATTCATTGGTCCAATAGTATTAGTTATATTTTATCGTTTGATAATATCATGGACGTATGGAATTTCACTTGCATCATTTTTAGAAAAAATACATCGTTAA
- the tilS gene encoding tRNA lysidine(34) synthetase TilS, with translation MRFYSSTLSIAKNKKKNHIQIRAIHINHNINLRSKEWTEHCKTICIQNQIPLIIENINLNCNINNNIEEQLRIQRYNIIYKNLYDNEILLTGHHINDQCETFILFLKRGSGPTGLSSMSFDTQFGNKNIIRPFLNITKKKLELWAKSKKLKWIEDFSNHQIDYDRNFIRNKMLPILEKRWPFFVKNCFRTTMICQKETKLLNYFLHKKIVNFIKYDESLDISNFQHMKKDMCTALIRYWLTLKKIKIPSYKNIQNIYYQMIFCRNDANPKIIIKNHAIKRYKKVLYFIKIKPNIQNMLLFWHNKNKKLKLPNNLGYLIQNKNGIILPAPHTNELINIRFQHEGRISILGRNHTRKIKKIWQEKNIPPWLRNQIPLLFYNHTFIAALGVFIVKVKNTNRNNWIVSWFNNLEIPQDYKFSFY, from the coding sequence ATTAGATTCTACAGTTCTACTTTATCAATTGCTAAAAATAAAAAAAAAAATCATATTCAAATACGTGCTATTCATATAAATCATAATATTAATTTGCGTTCAAAAGAATGGACAGAACATTGCAAAACTATTTGTATTCAAAATCAAATCCCATTAATTATTGAAAATATTAATCTTAATTGTAATATTAACAATAATATTGAAGAACAGTTACGAATACAAAGATATAATATTATTTATAAAAATTTATATGATAACGAAATTTTACTTACTGGTCATCATATCAATGATCAATGTGAAACATTTATATTATTTTTAAAAAGAGGAAGCGGTCCTACAGGACTTTCTAGTATGTCTTTTGATACTCAATTTGGAAATAAAAATATTATTCGTCCTTTTTTAAATATCACAAAAAAAAAATTAGAATTATGGGCTAAAAGTAAAAAATTAAAATGGATTGAAGATTTTAGCAATCATCAAATTGATTATGATCGTAATTTTATAAGAAATAAAATGCTTCCAATATTAGAAAAAAGATGGCCTTTTTTTGTAAAAAACTGTTTTCGTACTACAATGATATGTCAAAAAGAAACTAAATTACTAAATTATTTTCTTCATAAAAAAATTGTTAATTTTATAAAATATGATGAATCGTTAGATATTTCAAACTTTCAACACATGAAAAAAGACATGTGTACAGCATTAATAAGATATTGGCTTACATTAAAAAAAATCAAAATACCTTCATATAAAAATATTCAAAATATTTATTACCAAATGATTTTTTGTCGAAATGATGCCAATCCTAAGATAATTATAAAAAATCATGCAATAAAACGTTATAAAAAAGTGCTATATTTTATAAAAATTAAACCAAATATTCAAAATATGTTACTATTTTGGCATAATAAAAACAAAAAATTAAAATTGCCTAATAATTTAGGATATTTAATACAAAACAAAAATGGTATAATACTTCCTGCGCCTCATACAAATGAATTAATTAATATTCGTTTTCAACATGAAGGAAGAATTTCAATTTTAGGAAGAAATCACACCAGAAAAATAAAAAAAATTTGGCAAGAAAAAAATATTCCACCTTGGTTGAGAAATCAAATTCCGCTTTTATTTTATAATCATACTTTTATTGCTGCTTTAGGAGTATTTATTGTTAAAGTAAAAAATACTAATCGAAATAATTGGATTGTTTCATGGTTTAATAATTTAGAAATCCCACAAGATTATAAGTTTTCTTTTTATTAA
- the priA gene encoding primosomal protein N' — protein sequence MIIVKVVLPFPIRRYFKYFMPDCMYPVIGGRIIVPFHSKEIIGIVIDFYNEIDTSQLDLKYVISLIDTQSLYNKSILDILIWTSKNYQCPIGNLFFSILPKLLRSNYVPKKTYILKWSITKKGQELDLKYFKNKKTQLRALLILKKRSILSTELKIYQLSKLILKKLENQALCDMSTSNNKNFQDQFSLNNKSKIFVNKKILIVINDFLNQKYFKSWLLTKINLHVKVKFYLGLIKILLCRNIQILILVPYIKNINIILVFLKKYFNISINIFHSKLNSRQCLKVWLKTKNGNNLIIIGTKKSIFLPFFNLGLIIVLEEHHLQYKSISQCRYNFRDLGILRAYKENIPIILDSDTPSLRTLYNILYKKCFYINLPECDRINKYNYNIINLKREKTKFGLSLTLINEIYKNIKKKQVLLIFNKLSLFFWVLICEQCNWIFKCTLCQDDFEINEYHNILFCKFCLIKIEKPTFCYNCGYLKLVVKNINLEQIKNKIKNIFPKIPLFFLLKNKNINQNNCEISLKNPHIIISTEEIIENYYFPNVKLVSLISVDHHYFSFHFRSIEYFSQFYINLHKLTRFKQKELKIFIQTSFPNDVYLKEICNNTYHNFSKKLLFLRKKYLLPPWSCQSIIYSESLHSENNIIFLNFIRLILEKKSNQYNIFLWLIGPQNSLILKNKKKKINHLTIQCSSRVALNYLLNESIDIINIFSISKHVKWFVDIEPN from the coding sequence GTGATTATTGTAAAAGTTGTTTTACCTTTTCCAATTAGAAGATATTTTAAATATTTTATGCCTGATTGCATGTATCCTGTTATTGGTGGACGTATTATAGTTCCTTTTCATTCTAAAGAGATAATAGGTATTGTCATTGATTTTTATAATGAAATTGATACAAGTCAATTAGATTTAAAATATGTAATATCATTAATTGATACTCAATCTCTTTATAATAAAAGTATCTTAGATATTTTAATATGGACAAGTAAAAATTATCAATGTCCCATTGGAAATTTATTTTTTTCTATTTTACCAAAACTTTTACGTTCTAATTATGTTCCAAAAAAAACATATATTTTAAAATGGAGTATAACTAAAAAAGGACAAGAATTAGATTTAAAATATTTTAAAAATAAAAAAACACAGTTGCGTGCTTTACTGATTTTAAAAAAACGTAGCATCTTAAGTACTGAATTAAAAATATATCAATTATCTAAATTAATTTTAAAAAAACTAGAAAATCAAGCATTATGTGATATGAGTACTAGTAATAATAAAAATTTTCAAGATCAATTTTCTCTAAACAATAAAAGCAAGATTTTTGTGAATAAAAAAATATTAATTGTTATTAATGATTTTTTGAATCAAAAATATTTTAAATCTTGGTTGTTAACAAAAATTAATTTACATGTTAAAGTAAAATTTTATTTAGGTTTAATTAAAATATTATTATGTAGAAATATACAAATATTAATTTTAGTACCTTATATTAAAAATATAAATATTATTTTAGTATTTTTGAAAAAATATTTTAATATTTCTATTAATATTTTTCATTCAAAATTAAATAGTAGACAATGTTTAAAAGTATGGTTAAAAACAAAAAATGGTAATAATTTAATTATTATTGGTACAAAAAAAAGTATTTTTTTGCCTTTTTTTAATCTTGGTTTGATTATTGTTCTTGAAGAACATCATTTACAATATAAAAGTATTAGTCAATGTAGATATAATTTTAGAGATTTAGGAATATTAAGAGCATATAAAGAAAATATTCCTATAATTTTAGATTCAGATACTCCGTCACTGAGAACATTATATAATATTTTATATAAAAAATGTTTTTATATTAATTTACCTGAATGTGATCGTATTAATAAATATAATTATAATATTATTAATTTAAAAAGAGAAAAAACAAAATTTGGTTTATCTTTAACTTTAATCAACGAAATTTATAAAAATATTAAAAAAAAACAAGTATTATTAATTTTTAATAAATTAAGTTTGTTTTTTTGGGTATTAATATGTGAGCAATGTAACTGGATATTTAAATGTACTTTGTGTCAAGATGATTTTGAAATAAATGAATATCATAATATTTTATTTTGCAAATTTTGTTTAATTAAAATAGAAAAACCAACATTTTGTTACAATTGTGGTTATTTAAAATTGGTTGTTAAAAATATCAATTTAGAACAAATTAAAAATAAAATAAAAAATATTTTTCCAAAAATTCCATTATTTTTTTTACTAAAAAATAAAAATATTAATCAAAATAATTGTGAAATATCTTTAAAAAATCCTCATATTATTATATCAACAGAAGAAATTATAGAAAATTACTATTTTCCTAATGTAAAATTAGTGAGTTTGATTTCTGTTGATCATCATTATTTTTCTTTTCATTTTCGTTCTATTGAATATTTTTCACAATTTTATATTAATTTACATAAATTAACACGTTTTAAACAAAAAGAATTAAAAATATTTATACAAACATCCTTTCCTAACGATGTATATTTAAAAGAAATATGTAATAATACATATCATAACTTTTCTAAAAAATTATTATTTCTAAGAAAAAAATATTTGTTACCACCGTGGAGTTGTCAAAGTATTATTTATTCTGAAAGTTTACATTCAGAAAATAATATTATTTTTCTTAATTTTATTCGTCTAATTTTAGAAAAAAAATCTAATCAATATAATATATTTCTGTGGTTAATTGGACCACAAAATTCTTTAATATTGAAAAATAAAAAAAAAAAAATTAATCACTTAACAATTCAGTGTTCTTCACGTGTTGCTCTTAATTATTTATTAAATGAATCTATTGATATAATAAATATTTTTTCTATTTCAAAACATGTGAAATGGTTTGTAGATATCGAACCTAATTAA
- the rpmI gene encoding 50S ribosomal protein L35, giving the protein MLKIKTLKSAAKRFKKTASGKFKRKQANLRHILTKKTTTKKRHLRSKVLVSKKDIERVKSFLPYV; this is encoded by the coding sequence ATGCTAAAAATTAAAACTTTAAAAAGTGCAGCAAAGCGTTTTAAAAAAACTGCATCTGGTAAATTCAAACGTAAACAAGCAAATTTACGTCATATTTTAACAAAAAAAACTACAACTAAAAAACGTCATCTTCGTTCTAAAGTTTTAGTATCTAAAAAAGATATAGAACGTGTTAAATCTTTTTTGCCATATGTATAA
- a CDS encoding iron-sulfur cluster assembly accessory protein, with the protein MKKYEINTYILNKKKWKGISITKSAIHQMMFLINLDSDNKGIRLNIKKSGCAGFRYTMELVKHSDLHNPSHPKEVTFLYKNILIYIFSQDMPFLEGVKIDYIKNNINKVFKFYNTKLDKFCGCGESFAINFKKLPT; encoded by the coding sequence ATGAAAAAATATGAAATTAATACTTATATATTAAATAAAAAAAAATGGAAAGGCATTTCCATAACTAAATCTGCTATACATCAAATGATGTTTTTAATTAATTTAGATTCTGATAATAAAGGAATTAGATTAAATATAAAAAAATCAGGATGTGCAGGATTTCGCTATACTATGGAATTAGTAAAACATTCAGATTTACATAACCCATCACATCCAAAAGAAGTGACTTTTTTATATAAAAATATTTTGATATATATTTTTTCTCAAGATATGCCGTTTTTAGAAGGAGTAAAAATAGATTATATAAAAAATAATATTAACAAAGTATTTAAATTTTATAATACTAAACTAGACAAATTTTGCGGTTGTGGTGAAAGTTTTGCAATTAATTTTAAAAAATTACCAACATAA
- the infC gene encoding translation initiation factor IF-3 — protein sequence MKGGKRTQLTRPNRINSEIRAIKVRLTGVDGNQIGIVNLREALEKSEELGLDLVEISPNAEPPVCRIMDYGKFLYEKSKSSKEQKKKQKAIQIKEIKFRPGTDESDYQVKLRNLIRFLEYGDKVKITLRFRGREMAHQKIGVDMLNRIKHDLIELAIVESFPLKIEGRQMIMVLSPKKK from the coding sequence ATTAAAGGTGGAAAAAGAACTCAATTAACACGTCCTAATCGTATTAATAGTGAAATACGTGCTATTAAAGTACGTCTAACAGGTGTAGACGGCAATCAAATTGGAATAGTTAACTTACGCGAAGCTTTAGAAAAATCTGAAGAATTGGGATTAGATTTAGTTGAAATTAGTCCAAATGCTGAACCTCCTGTTTGTCGTATTATGGATTATGGAAAATTTCTTTATGAAAAAAGTAAATCTTCTAAAGAACAAAAAAAGAAACAAAAAGCAATTCAAATCAAAGAAATCAAATTTCGTCCTGGAACTGATGAAAGCGATTATCAAGTTAAATTGCGTAATTTAATACGATTTTTAGAATATGGTGATAAAGTAAAAATTACTCTCCGATTTAGAGGTCGAGAAATGGCTCATCAAAAAATTGGTGTAGATATGTTAAATAGAATTAAACATGATTTAATAGAATTAGCAATTGTCGAATCTTTTCCATTAAAAATTGAAGGTCGTCAAATGATCATGGTATTATCGCCAAAGAAGAAATAG
- the tyrS gene encoding tyrosine--tRNA ligase, with the protein MTEFNLIEALRNRSLIHHITNENNLNKIIQNNSISLYCGFDPTSDSLHVGHLLPLITLRRFQIAGHRPIILIGGATSLIGDPSFKEKERIFNTNENVDLWTNKIIKQISCFLDFNCGNNSACLLNNNIWFKKINVLSFLRDVGKYFSINKMINRTAVKQRIIRPDQGISFTEFSYNLLQAYDFFFLNKKHEVLLQIGGADQWGNISSGMHLIHRRCKKEVFGLTIPLLMQDNGMKFGKTESGAIWLDINKTSPYKFYQFWMNIEDIHVYYFLKMFTFIDISEINKREQENKNKKNIISDKSLLAKNITLLVHGKDKLLSVERITDFLFSKKDIHITISDFKQLKQDGIPSVEACQIKDLQDALVKTSLAQSRTQAKNMIISNSISINKQKIRKNHIFNYNDKIFGKFTLLSRGKKHHSLLCW; encoded by the coding sequence ATGACTGAATTTAATTTAATTGAAGCATTACGTAATAGAAGTTTAATACATCATATTACAAATGAGAACAATTTAAATAAAATAATTCAAAATAATTCAATTTCTCTTTATTGTGGTTTTGATCCAACAAGTGATAGTCTTCATGTCGGTCATCTTTTACCATTAATCACTTTAAGACGTTTTCAAATAGCAGGTCATCGTCCTATAATTCTTATAGGAGGAGCAACGAGTTTGATAGGAGATCCTAGTTTCAAAGAAAAAGAACGTATTTTTAATACTAATGAAAATGTTGATTTATGGACAAATAAAATTATTAAACAAATTTCTTGTTTTTTAGATTTTAATTGTGGTAATAATAGTGCATGTTTATTAAATAATAACATATGGTTTAAAAAAATAAATGTCTTATCTTTTTTAAGAGATGTCGGAAAGTATTTTTCAATTAACAAAATGATTAATCGAACTGCAGTTAAACAAAGAATTATTCGACCTGATCAAGGAATTTCATTTACAGAATTTTCTTATAATTTATTACAAGCATATGACTTTTTTTTCTTAAATAAGAAACATGAAGTGCTTCTACAGATCGGAGGAGCTGATCAATGGGGTAATATTTCTTCTGGAATGCATTTAATTCATCGTAGATGTAAAAAAGAGGTTTTTGGTTTAACTATCCCTCTCTTGATGCAAGATAATGGAATGAAATTTGGAAAAACAGAATCTGGAGCCATATGGTTAGATATCAATAAAACTAGTCCATATAAATTTTATCAATTTTGGATGAATATAGAAGATATTCATGTGTATTATTTTTTAAAAATGTTTACTTTTATAGATATCTCGGAAATAAATAAAAGAGAACAAGAAAATAAAAATAAAAAAAATATTATTTCTGATAAGTCTCTTCTTGCTAAGAATATTACTCTATTAGTTCATGGGAAAGATAAATTATTATCAGTCGAACGAATTACTGATTTTCTCTTTTCAAAAAAAGATATTCATATTACAATATCTGATTTTAAACAATTAAAACAAGATGGTATACCATCAGTAGAAGCTTGTCAGATAAAAGATTTACAAGATGCATTAGTAAAAACTTCATTAGCACAATCTCGAACTCAGGCTAAAAATATGATAATTTCAAATTCTATTTCAATCAATAAACAAAAAATAAGAAAAAATCATATTTTTAATTATAATGATAAAATTTTTGGAAAATTCACACTGTTATCTAGAGGAAAAAAACATCATTCTTTATTATGTTGGTAA
- a CDS encoding riboflavin synthase subunit alpha, which produces MFTGIVNGIATIVLIKKKKNIYTFTVEISLNLFKNLKVGDSVAYNGCCVTIKSIHCPFIICDIIKETLNITNLGLLSVGDRINFEKSVKYGDAIGGHIISGHIMTTAYISSILNLENNCTIWLILKNKILMKYLFYKGFICIDGISLTVNNIIKSEFCVNIIPHTLLVTTIGKKKQGSIVNIEIDFYTQTIVDTTERLINKKIRNNQL; this is translated from the coding sequence ATGTTTACAGGTATTGTAAATGGAATTGCTACGATTGTGTTAATCAAAAAGAAAAAAAATATTTATACTTTTACTGTAGAAATATCATTGAATTTATTTAAAAATCTTAAAGTAGGTGATTCAGTAGCATATAATGGCTGTTGTGTAACTATTAAATCAATTCATTGTCCTTTTATAATATGTGATATTATTAAAGAAACATTAAATATTACTAATTTGGGATTATTATCTGTTGGAGATCGTATTAATTTTGAAAAATCAGTAAAATATGGTGATGCAATTGGCGGACATATAATATCCGGTCATATTATGACTACTGCTTATATATCTAGTATACTTAATTTAGAAAATAATTGTACTATTTGGTTAATATTAAAAAATAAAATATTGATGAAATATCTTTTTTATAAAGGTTTTATTTGTATTGATGGAATTAGTCTTACTGTTAATAATATTATTAAAAGTGAATTTTGTGTGAATATAATACCACATACTTTGCTTGTTACAACTATAGGGAAAAAAAAACAAGGTAGTATAGTAAATATTGAAATTGATTTCTATACTCAAACAATTGTTGATACAACAGAACGTTTAATTAATAAAAAAATTAGAAATAATCAATTATGA
- a CDS encoding 3-deoxy-7-phosphoheptulonate synthase yields the protein MKKTDELRTIRIDPLITPSELAKKYAITSEIMDTVIATRQNIARIMTGKDLRLLVVIGPCSVHDPVAAVEYAHRLYELRLKYKERLEIIMRTYFEKPRTVVGWKGLISDPDLNRSFRVNHGLAIARKLLLDINAIGMPAATEFLDIVIGQFIADLISWGAIGARTTESQIHREMASALSCPVGFKNGTDGNIRIAIDAIRAAQVQHLFLAPNKNGQMTINHTSGNPYGHIIMRGGRSPNYHADDINSAIKNLREFNLSEYLMVDFSHGNCLKEHLRQKNVSESISRQISQGSKSIFGVMIESFLEEGFQKVVHNQPLIYGKSITDACLNWKDSTLIIKQLADAVDARF from the coding sequence ATGAAAAAAACAGATGAACTACGTACAATACGTATTGATCCATTAATAACTCCATCTGAATTAGCAAAAAAATATGCTATTACTTCAGAGATCATGGATACCGTTATCGCAACAAGACAAAATATTGCTCGTATCATGACTGGAAAAGATTTGCGATTACTTGTTGTAATAGGTCCATGTTCAGTGCATGATCCTGTTGCTGCAGTAGAATATGCTCATCGATTATATGAATTACGATTAAAATATAAAGAACGTCTTGAAATTATCATGCGTACATATTTTGAAAAACCAAGAACAGTAGTGGGATGGAAAGGATTAATTTCAGATCCAGATTTAAATAGAAGTTTTAGAGTTAATCATGGATTAGCTATTGCTCGGAAATTATTATTAGATATTAATGCAATAGGTATGCCTGCTGCAACAGAATTTCTTGATATAGTTATAGGTCAATTTATTGCTGATTTAATTAGTTGGGGTGCTATTGGAGCTAGAACAACTGAAAGTCAAATTCATAGAGAAATGGCTTCTGCTCTTTCATGTCCAGTTGGTTTTAAAAATGGTACTGATGGAAATATTCGAATTGCTATCGATGCTATTCGGGCTGCACAAGTACAACATTTATTTTTAGCACCTAATAAAAATGGACAAATGACAATTAATCATACTAGTGGTAATCCATATGGACATATCATTATGAGAGGTGGTCGTTCTCCAAATTATCATGCTGATGATATTAATTCAGCTATAAAAAATTTACGTGAGTTTAATTTATCAGAATATTTAATGGTTGATTTTAGTCACGGTAATTGTTTAAAAGAACATCTTCGTCAAAAAAATGTTTCTGAATCTATTTCACGTCAAATTTCTCAAGGTTCTAAATCTATATTTGGTGTTATGATCGAAAGTTTTTTAGAAGAAGGTTTTCAAAAAGTCGTACACAATCAACCATTAATATATGGAAAATCTATTACTGATGCTTGTTTAAATTGGAAAGACAGCACTTTAATTATTAAACAATTAGCAGATGCTGTAGATGCTCGTTTTTAA